The segment TAGGTTTTGCATGCTCCTCCAGCTTAATAAATCTGCTCGGGTATTCCTCGTTCAAGGCGTCTTTTCACAAGTATGATAATAGATTTGTTAAATTTGTGATAATGAATATATTATTTCATATAATCTTCTTAGGAACTTGCTGCTCATATTGGAGAAGTTGTTATCAATAAATGTTTTTGTACACGTCGGAACCCAATCAGTATTTCTGCTGCTGCTATCTACCTGGCATGTCAGCTAGAAGACAAACGTAAGACGCAGGCTGAGATATGCAAAGTGACAGGTCTCACAGAGGTTACCCTTCGTAAAGTCTACAAAGAGTTATTGGAGAATTGGGATGATCTGCTTCCACCCAATTACACTCCAGCTGTCCCTCCTGAGAAGGCTTTTCCTATGACTGCCATCTCCTCAGGCCGTTCAACTCCCAAGGTTGATATCATCGACTTGTTTCATTTGAGCACACATCAGGATAAGGATAAGCACACGGAAGTCAAAAAACCAGGTAAAGCTTCTGACATTTTGGAGATTGATCCTCCAGTTATTGTCAAAGAAGaggtagagaagaaaagagactCTCATGTCCAGGACCTAAATCAAGCTGTGTTCTGGCAGCCACAGGCCCCATTTGGCATGCCTATCTCGAAAGTAGATGGAGAAAAAGATCAGAAGGGTGATCAAGGCATGAATATCAGTGACACCAAGTCTCCTTTATCTGGATGCGAGCCAAAAGTCAACAGAGACTTTGAACTTGGTAATCCCACTGGATGGACGGGTCAAACTTCAGTCATCTCATCATCTAAAAAGTATTCAAATCCATGGCAGTGTAGTGCACCGGTTGCCGCCAGATCTGCATATGCTCAGTTTGTGAAGGAACAGATGGGCCTTCATGTTCCCTCTGGGCTTAGGGGGATTGGAAACCAGAGTAGAGCTGATGATGCGGATGGCCGCAATGATAAGGATAAATCCTCGAGGAACTAACTTTGCCAGCATATGCTGAGATCAGATATACAAAACATCTGAGTGTTAGCCATTTTGCCATATGGTGATTACGAAAGTGTGTAGACATAGTGCTGTAGGTGAATTTAGCTAAAGCTTACCTATAATCAAAAGCAAATCTGATCTCGGTTTTATGATCATTGTAGATTTTGGCTGTTGTTCATCTTGGGTGATGATGCTTGTGTATGTAGTTATGTCTTGAAAAGAATTTCATGAGTCTTGCAACTTGCTCATGCTTGTAGTTGTATGTGCAGGCCAATGAACTAATATCATGCATGTGTGGTGCATATATTGTTATGTACAATGGAATGTAAACACTGTGTTGTTGACCTTTTGTAACAGATGCATCAGATTATATTACTCATAATTGCCACATtgcttctttgttttctttttctgtagTATGCTATAGAAAGTATGAGTTGATGTGGGTGGGATAACAAATTAGAGTTTTGGACCAATTTGAGTGCTATTTACCAGTGTGAAGTGGTACTAGGGAACATTtgagtgcaaaaaaaaaaaaaaagggtacaaTGAAGTGGAGAACAATTTATTGAAGAGGGGAAATATTTATATTCAAATATGCAACATGGTAAATCTGGTGGCACCAGGCTTGGTCTAACTAAGCAAAACTGATTGAGTCAACATCCAGCCATGCTGGGATTCCGTTTAAGCAAAATGGATGCCATTTGGGGTGACAATCAACATGTATGTTTGGAAAATTGATGTTGAGTACTTGCGGCTTTTTACCCCTCTAATCATTTCACCTATTATTTCTTTCTTCGTTTCGCTACCTTGCTGCATCTTTGGTCCAAGTAGCATACCATTTTCTTGGCTGTAACTAATCTATCTTTTAGAAGCAAAACATGCCTTCTGATTATCTGAAGAAGTGCCGGCCAACTCTAATTGTTGCTTACCTGCAACATTTATGTACAAGTTgcgttttgatgatcaataattaaaatagatcctTGCCATCTCTTGTTTCGTCTAAGCATAAATTTATTCTGCTCTCATATATTTTGTCTACTCGTTTGAATAtcccaaaaaaaagaaggaaaaaaagaaagaaatatactATTAtggataattttagatctaatgtagcGCTCAAAATTTTATAGTTCCTAGAAAGATAGGTACTGGATCATATAAATTTCAATATTGAAAACAATTCTTTAGATGGATGTGACATTGGTGGAGCTGAATTTGTTATTTGAGGTGCTCGATCGTGGTGCATTAGTTGCAACTGGTGGAGTCGAACTAATTGATACTACTGTTCATATGGCTGAATTTTATGTTGCATGCGAAGTCATGTTATATGCTACCAAAATTCTGAAGGCatcttatattatttatgatggagaTTCATCGACTGCTCCTGGGTGGCTCTCATCACCATCACAGTGTAGTACTTATCCCCTAGAATAGGGTTGTTAGAGAATGGGGTCATCTTACATGCTTTCAAAGTGAAGCATATTTATGGGGAGGCTAATATAACTGCAGACTAAATGGCGAAATATGTTGCCAATCATATTAGATCTACATTGTGAATGGTTGTATATGATATTCCTTCTaagtttttgaatattttattttttgatttccaTAGATATATTTATTCTAGATTAGTTTATTGAATCCGAGttatcaaagaaagaaaaaatagtttTAAAGAGAATTGTTATTTGGGATACAGGGGTATAACCAAGATAGGTTTGAATGCCTGCCACTCTAAACTTAGAGGAGTTATGGTTTTTATTCGTCTAAAAAATTGAATTAATCTTATGTTTGGTTGGGGTTTAGAGGAATAATAGATGGAGTTGGAAGGATAAGCAGTCTTCATCTAtcatttggttcaaaaaatttaatgaaaaataGATGAAAAGAAGAGATTGTCCATCTATCCTAGCTTACCAATTTTATAAACAATGATAAATAGAGCATGTGAGGGATAGGTTTCTTGATTGACAACATTATCcctcatcaatttttttataaaactaatatatttctttactttttcattcattttatctatatatatattttttattttatctatattattaaacctatactattaaattttattcctaatcattttaattttagtatataattttcataattataagtaaataattagaattatcttctatttttttatttatttactttttaattaattatttatataaaaaataattaactatttaaattaaattataaattaattagttatttatataattaatatatataaataaattaaattaaactgaaattgaatatttatataattataaattataaggaTTATAAGTTTGTATATTACTATTTCTTTAATAtaaataagtgttataaattaataacaataatatttttataaaaagatagtttagtaaaaatgtaatataaatatcatctatttttttttattcgtcccatatcaaatagagaaaaaaatcattcTCATCCATCCTTCCATGTTACACCAAAAATATGAGAGGATGGATGAATCTTACATCTATCCTCTCTCTCATCTATCCTTCCTTCTATATTCATTCTTCTTCTAACCATCCTTCATGCGAAATAGAGAGTATGTCTGGATCTAGATGCAAGAGAGATTTCATGCAACCTATTGGATTTGTGGCACAAATCTAAAATGTTAAAACTCATACCTTATTTGATACTCTTTGGTTTGGATTATGCACAAAATAGGGAAATAGGTTTAGCTGTAGGTTCCAAGCCACTAGGTCTACATGATTTTGTAATATAATTAACAATTTTATAAGACATGTAAAACTATAATTATTTGGTAGCCACTAGGTTTACATGGGGACTCACGTTGGGCTAAGTTcataaaaataagttttataTGTTAATAATCATATGATCAGTTCAATCCCATTTAAAgcctattatattttattagatcTCGATTAGAGATGCAAATGACTTAATTACTTGTGAGCTACTTAAGCTTGACTCAGATCCAACCTCAACTTGACTCAACTACTATCGAGCTCAAATAGCTTAAATAGTTTTTCAAATTGAGTTTTAGCAGCAAGATATTTGACTCAAAGGCTCGCGAGcctattcaaatttatatatatttttaataatattatatttttaataatattatatttttataatatatatattataagcaGGCTACGACTTGAATTCAAGCTCAAACTCGAGCTCAAGTATAGCTCGAT is part of the Elaeis guineensis isolate ETL-2024a chromosome 15, EG11, whole genome shotgun sequence genome and harbors:
- the LOC105034549 gene encoding plant-specific TFIIB-related protein 1, yielding MRMVRCPYCPGMQGRCAATAAGRWVTECCSCGRVVEERHLHSHPLFLLRALDNPLPLVTPDLLFSSLSPTTTEREKEGEQQQQQNNKEGKEPQDDDDPFHPTGFITAFSTWSLEPAPVFARSASSFAGHLAELERALDCSSSSSSSSGDPSGGPLVSVDHLRAYLQILDVASLLKLDHDIADHAFQLFRDCSSATCLRNRSVEALATAALVQAIREAQEPRTLQEISTASNLPQKEIGKYIKILGEALKLSQPINSNSISVHMPRFCMLLQLNKSARELAAHIGEVVINKCFCTRRNPISISAAAIYLACQLEDKRKTQAEICKVTGLTEVTLRKVYKELLENWDDLLPPNYTPAVPPEKAFPMTAISSGRSTPKVDIIDLFHLSTHQDKDKHTEVKKPGKASDILEIDPPVIVKEEVEKKRDSHVQDLNQAVFWQPQAPFGMPISKVDGEKDQKGDQGMNISDTKSPLSGCEPKVNRDFELGNPTGWTGQTSVISSSKKYSNPWQCSAPVAARSAYAQFVKEQMGLHVPSGLRGIGNQSRADDADGRNDKDKSSRN